From a single Clostridium isatidis genomic region:
- a CDS encoding IS91 family transposase, whose product MREHIFNVVQKSLHCGDISKGYAEYMCMECGESVKVGFTCKSKFCVKCGRLYTLKWVDKQQENMLNVAHRHSVFTIPEELRNYFFKNRDMLKDLMDGVYQVIDYWYKTHKGKSYEVGVITVIHTFGRDLKWNPHVHALVTEGAINNKYKWWKPVEYVPYEYLRKSWQKTLLDIIKKYFKDWKTKKLISVLYRKYKDGFYVNADRAITDMRKATKYIGRYLARAAIAEYRIESYDGESVTFWYEDHDSGEHIKVTLDVLTFIGKLVQQIHKKGFKCVRRYGLYSRKKNALAKEIIHLYRFVKQLKISDILNRKNKQEKKSWKQRIIETFNRNPLECRKCKREMELWKIWHDDYGLIYDIRESNYKEVKSDGSNRRILLRTKSNRERTYVQISSKGYAEYMCMECG is encoded by the coding sequence ATGCGAGAGCATATCTTTAATGTGGTTCAAAAGTCTCTTCATTGTGGGGATATTAGCAAGGGATATGCTGAATACATGTGTATGGAGTGCGGTGAAAGTGTCAAGGTAGGATTCACTTGCAAGAGTAAGTTTTGTGTAAAGTGTGGGAGATTGTATACATTAAAGTGGGTAGATAAGCAGCAAGAGAATATGTTAAATGTAGCACACAGGCACAGTGTCTTTACTATCCCAGAAGAATTGAGAAATTATTTTTTTAAAAATAGAGATATGCTTAAAGACTTGATGGACGGAGTTTATCAAGTAATAGACTATTGGTATAAAACTCATAAGGGAAAAAGCTATGAAGTAGGAGTAATTACTGTTATACATACATTTGGAAGAGACTTAAAATGGAATCCTCATGTTCATGCTCTTGTAACCGAAGGTGCGATTAATAATAAGTATAAGTGGTGGAAACCAGTAGAATATGTTCCTTATGAATATCTTAGAAAGTCATGGCAAAAAACACTTCTTGATATCATAAAAAAGTATTTTAAGGATTGGAAAACTAAAAAGCTAATAAGTGTTTTGTATAGAAAATATAAAGATGGATTTTACGTTAATGCTGATAGAGCGATAACAGATATGAGAAAGGCTACTAAATACATAGGCAGATATCTTGCGAGAGCTGCGATAGCAGAGTATAGAATTGAAAGCTATGATGGAGAGAGTGTAACCTTTTGGTACGAAGACCATGATAGTGGTGAGCATATAAAGGTTACATTAGATGTATTAACATTTATCGGAAAATTGGTACAGCAGATACATAAAAAAGGTTTTAAGTGTGTTAGAAGGTATGGTCTATATTCCAGAAAGAAAAATGCCTTAGCAAAGGAAATAATACATCTGTATAGATTTGTAAAGCAGTTAAAAATTTCTGATATCTTAAATAGGAAAAATAAACAAGAAAAAAAGAGCTGGAAACAGAGAATAATAGAGACTTTCAATAGAAATCCGTTAGAATGCAGAAAGTGTAAAAGAGAGATGGAATTATGGAAAATCTGGCATGATGACTATGGTTTGATATATGATATAAGGGAATCGAACTATAAGGAGGTTAAGTCAGATGGATCCAATAGACGAATATTATTACGAACTAAATCCAATAGAGAAAGAACTTATGTACAAATATCGAGCAAGGGATATGCTGAATACATGTGTATGGAGTGCGGATAG
- a CDS encoding transposase, which produces MINLILVEYLIFLTDVIKYLLTLLLGKNLLKNLSDEPVKKEYQKLQVDELPIFEVPEKLDYKLLLNEYKNKHGKELEPVKARKDKPTIPKDVI; this is translated from the coding sequence ATGATTAATTTGATTCTTGTTGAATATCTTATTTTTCTAACTGATGTTATAAAATATTTACTAACCTTACTTCTCGGTAAAAATCTGCTCAAGAACCTTTCTGATGAACCAGTAAAGAAGGAATATCAGAAACTTCAGGTTGATGAGCTGCCTATCTTTGAAGTTCCCGAAAAACTTGATTATAAACTTCTTCTTAATGAATACAAGAACAAGCATGGTAAGGAACTTGAACCTGTGAAGGCTCGTAAAGATAAGCCTACTATTCCAAAAGATGTTATATGA
- a CDS encoding DUF4177 domain-containing protein: MYEYKFVKIDLKGILPPKSPVEDYHKIIEENAIEGWRLVQIFAPVVSAGPFAAYYELIFEKEKI; this comes from the coding sequence ATGTATGAGTATAAATTTGTAAAAATTGATTTAAAGGGTATTCTCCCGCCAAAGAGTCCAGTTGAAGATTATCATAAGATTATTGAGGAAAATGCAATAGAGGGTTGGAGATTAGTCCAAATATTTGCACCAGTAGTTTCTGCTGGACCATTTGCTGCATATTATGAATTAATTTTCGAGAAAGAAAAAATATAA